Proteins encoded by one window of Emticicia oligotrophica DSM 17448:
- the nusA gene encoding transcription termination factor NusA yields MHSGELIASFSEFAREKNIDRPTMIKVLEDVFRTMIRKKFGSDHNFDVIINADSGDLEMWRTREIVDDNSEDIWDSDKIMLSEAQKIQPDFEIGEEVADEVKLEDFGRRVVQTARQTLIQKIKDLEKEMLYVKYKDLVGELIIVEVYQILGKEVVCLDSEGNELFLPKGEQIPKDRPRKGTSIKAVVHKVEMNNGTPRITLSRTSPVFLERLFEQEIPEILDGLISVRKIVREPGERAKVAVESYDDRIDPVGACVGMKGSRIHTIVRELENENIDVIQWTDNLNLLISRALSPAKISNIQVDNERKRVAVYLKPDQVSLAIGKGGMNIKLAGKLVSMELDVFRDIEGEEDEEDVDLSEFSDEIEDWVLDEFRKIGLDTAKSVLAISKEDISRRTELEDETIDEVLSILRKEFE; encoded by the coding sequence ATGCACAGTGGAGAATTAATAGCATCCTTCTCAGAGTTTGCTCGTGAAAAGAATATCGACCGTCCTACGATGATTAAGGTTTTGGAAGATGTTTTCAGAACAATGATTCGTAAGAAATTTGGTTCTGACCATAATTTCGATGTTATCATTAACGCAGATAGTGGTGATTTGGAAATGTGGCGTACAAGAGAAATTGTAGATGATAACTCAGAAGATATTTGGGATTCTGATAAAATTATGCTTTCTGAAGCCCAAAAAATCCAACCTGACTTCGAAATTGGTGAAGAAGTAGCCGATGAAGTGAAGCTTGAAGATTTTGGCCGTCGCGTCGTACAAACAGCTCGCCAAACTTTGATTCAAAAAATCAAGGATTTAGAAAAAGAGATGCTTTATGTGAAGTATAAAGATTTAGTAGGAGAATTGATTATTGTTGAGGTGTACCAAATCTTGGGTAAAGAAGTAGTATGTTTGGATAGTGAGGGTAATGAGTTATTTTTACCAAAAGGCGAACAAATTCCAAAAGACCGACCAAGAAAGGGTACAAGTATAAAGGCGGTTGTTCATAAAGTAGAAATGAATAACGGTACACCACGTATCACTTTGTCTCGTACTTCTCCTGTATTCCTTGAACGTTTATTTGAGCAAGAAATTCCTGAGATTTTAGATGGTTTAATTTCTGTGCGTAAGATTGTTCGTGAACCAGGTGAAAGAGCAAAAGTTGCTGTTGAATCGTATGATGACCGCATTGACCCAGTAGGAGCTTGCGTTGGTATGAAAGGTTCAAGAATTCACACAATTGTGAGAGAACTAGAAAACGAAAATATTGACGTTATTCAGTGGACAGATAATCTTAATTTGTTGATTTCTAGAGCATTAAGCCCTGCAAAAATCAGCAATATTCAGGTTGATAATGAACGTAAGCGTGTGGCCGTTTACCTAAAACCAGACCAAGTATCATTGGCTATTGGTAAAGGAGGTATGAATATTAAGTTGGCAGGTAAACTCGTTTCGATGGAACTTGATGTATTCCGTGATATCGAAGGAGAAGAAGATGAAGAAGACGTTGACTTGTCAGAATTCTCTGACGAAATCGAAGATTGGGTACTCGACGAATTCCGTAAGATTGGTCTTGATACTGCTAAGTCGGTATTGGCTATTTCTAAAGAAGATATTTCTCGTCGTACTGAATTAGAAGACGAAACAATCGATGAGGTATTATCGATTTTGAGAAAAGAATTTGAATAA
- a CDS encoding NUDIX hydrolase, with translation MVIFIDDKLIRIVSNSKLKRLHGNDYDVMLDARLEMLNLKKLHGHVVILNANEATIDKFFKIIQQTKEVGYQSVTFVVDNKESTERQIRGFYKVVKAAGGVVFNEDDKILMMFRLGKWDLPKGKRDDGEKSKQTAVREVEEECGIQVKLGEKICTTWHTYTMGNNKILKRTKWYRMHCSDDSKMQPQTEEGIERLEWMGSKEVQKALLNSYSSIRFVVDQLGNKNETDSE, from the coding sequence ATGGTCATTTTTATTGACGACAAATTAATAAGAATTGTTAGTAACTCTAAATTGAAGCGTTTACATGGCAATGATTATGATGTAATGCTTGATGCACGTTTGGAGATGCTCAATTTAAAAAAACTGCATGGTCATGTAGTAATTTTGAATGCAAACGAAGCAACGATTGACAAGTTCTTTAAAATTATTCAACAAACAAAAGAGGTTGGTTATCAATCGGTTACGTTTGTAGTTGATAATAAAGAATCTACTGAACGACAAATTCGTGGTTTTTATAAAGTTGTTAAGGCGGCAGGTGGAGTCGTCTTCAATGAGGATGACAAAATATTGATGATGTTTCGTTTAGGTAAATGGGATTTACCAAAGGGAAAACGAGATGATGGTGAAAAATCGAAGCAAACGGCTGTAAGGGAAGTAGAGGAGGAGTGTGGTATTCAAGTAAAGTTAGGTGAGAAAATTTGCACAACTTGGCATACCTATACGATGGGGAATAATAAAATTTTGAAGCGTACGAAATGGTATAGAATGCATTGTTCAGATGATTCAAAAATGCAACCACAAACCGAAGAAGGAATAGAACGATTGGAATGGATGGGCTCAAAAGAAGTACAAAAAGCTTTGTTGAATTCGTATAGTTCTATCAGATTTGTAGTTGACCAATTAGGTAATAAAAATGAAACCGATTCTGAATAA
- the rimP gene encoding ribosome maturation factor RimP produces MNSNTEVKQKIEQLLEPLLENDKFFIVDIKVSLSKVHSKVTILLDSDEGIKIDECTAISRQLGTDIDEMMPEKYTLEVSSPGVDFPLKSERMYRKNIGRNLKVVFKDGKEVKGSLEAVDLAQITLIEDKKRKKNEEIIPIQIPFDNIKESQVIISFK; encoded by the coding sequence ATGAATAGCAATACCGAAGTAAAACAAAAGATAGAGCAATTACTAGAGCCACTCCTAGAAAACGATAAGTTTTTTATTGTGGATATTAAGGTATCTCTTTCTAAAGTACATAGCAAGGTGACGATTTTGCTTGATTCTGATGAAGGTATAAAAATTGATGAATGTACGGCAATTAGTCGCCAGTTAGGTACTGATATTGACGAAATGATGCCTGAAAAATACACTTTAGAGGTATCTTCTCCGGGGGTAGATTTTCCTTTGAAGTCGGAGAGAATGTATCGAAAAAATATCGGTCGTAATTTAAAGGTAGTTTTCAAAGATGGTAAAGAGGTGAAAGGTAGTTTAGAAGCAGTTGATTTGGCACAAATTACTCTAATTGAAGACAAAAAACGGAAAAAGAATGAAGAAATAATTCCAATTCAAATACCGTTTGATAACATTAAAGAATCACAAGTAATTATTTCGTTTAAATAA
- the infB gene encoding translation initiation factor IF-2 has translation MTEQKEMRLSLAAKKLNVGIVTIVEKLAVKGHRIENNPNAKLNFEQLNILSKEFSNSSLLEDGGSFKPAEVAKPATPGGSADILYFRQQKEDEKNAANEPTKPAEPEVIRAESKTPGLTILGKIDLDRKPSTPTPPPAPVVEPEKPVAVVEPVKPVVVEKPVEVKPEVKVEPIEPPKPVEVETPKVAEAKPEPVNIPEPAVIVPKVEPVAKVEPPKPEVKPQPPVQQQQQNRNDNHNQNRQQGGGNQNQRQEQRPAFKQEQRPAVKIEQPKPQPKPIVVEEEVIEPELILAKGEKLQGLKVLGRIELPVEKKSTGQSADDKDKRKRKRKRVKRGEKVTGAEVQQNTSKPKTSAEKGPNNQPNTTTNNTSNTSSNNKNTANNNNNNNNKKKKERKEEISEGQVKEQIKQTMARMQTKGPDFGAKYRKDKRRSRAEQEEQRNLQEQEESSILKVTEYISAAELASLMDVSVTEVISAAMKMGMFVSINQRLDAEAIQMLALDFDYDVQFISAEEEVKVDTIEKEDDEADLLPRAPIVTIMGHVDHGKTSLLDYIRRTKVASGEAGGITQHIGAYDVEIKEGPNKGKKIAFLDTPGHEAFTAMRARGAKITDVVIVVVAADDSVMPQTREAINHAKNAGVPIVFAINKIDKPGATPEKIREDLAKENILVESWGGKYQEQEVSAKKGIGISELLDKVLLEAELLELKANPNRSAVGTVVEASLDKGRGYVTTVMVQNGTLKVGDVMLAGQYFSRVKAMVDAFGVRIKEAGPSTPVQVLGLPGAPQAGDRFNVMDSEREARDIANKREQINREQSLRAKKHITLEEIGRRKAIGNFHQLNVLVKGDVDGSVEAISDSLLKLSTEEVQVNIIHKGVGQISESDVLLASTADAIVIGFQVRPSNNARKIAEQEQIEIRMYSVIYDAINEIRDAMEGLLAPSVEESIVGTIEVREVFKISKVGTIAGCYVTDGSVKRNNRIRLVREGIVVHEGEIQHLKRYKDDVSEVKYGFECGLSLKGFNDIQMGDIIESFEIKEVKRKL, from the coding sequence ATGACAGAACAAAAAGAAATGCGACTCAGCCTTGCGGCAAAGAAACTCAACGTTGGTATTGTAACTATCGTTGAAAAACTTGCTGTGAAAGGCCATCGTATTGAGAATAATCCAAATGCCAAACTCAACTTTGAACAATTAAATATTCTCTCAAAAGAATTTAGTAATAGCTCATTGCTTGAAGATGGTGGTTCTTTTAAACCAGCTGAAGTTGCTAAACCAGCAACTCCGGGTGGTAGTGCTGATATTTTGTATTTTCGCCAACAAAAAGAAGATGAAAAAAATGCAGCAAATGAGCCAACTAAACCTGCTGAGCCCGAAGTGATTCGTGCTGAAAGCAAAACCCCAGGCTTAACAATTTTAGGTAAAATTGACCTAGACCGAAAACCATCTACTCCGACTCCGCCACCAGCACCCGTAGTTGAGCCAGAGAAACCAGTAGCGGTAGTTGAGCCAGTAAAACCAGTAGTTGTTGAAAAACCTGTTGAAGTGAAACCAGAAGTTAAGGTTGAACCAATAGAACCTCCAAAACCAGTGGAGGTTGAGACTCCAAAAGTAGCTGAAGCAAAGCCTGAGCCAGTAAATATACCTGAACCAGCAGTGATTGTTCCGAAAGTTGAGCCGGTTGCCAAAGTTGAACCTCCAAAACCTGAGGTTAAGCCACAGCCACCAGTGCAACAACAGCAACAAAATCGTAATGACAATCACAACCAAAATCGTCAACAGGGTGGTGGTAATCAAAATCAACGACAAGAGCAAAGACCTGCTTTCAAGCAAGAGCAGCGTCCAGCTGTTAAAATTGAACAGCCAAAACCACAGCCAAAACCAATTGTTGTAGAGGAGGAAGTTATTGAACCAGAGCTGATTTTAGCAAAAGGAGAGAAATTGCAGGGCTTAAAAGTCCTAGGCAGAATTGAACTTCCTGTTGAGAAGAAAAGCACAGGTCAAAGTGCTGATGATAAAGACAAACGCAAGCGTAAGCGTAAGCGTGTAAAGCGTGGTGAAAAGGTTACGGGTGCAGAAGTACAGCAAAATACATCAAAGCCAAAAACTTCTGCTGAAAAAGGGCCTAACAATCAACCTAATACTACTACCAATAATACAAGCAATACAAGTAGTAATAATAAAAATACTGCTAACAACAATAACAATAATAACAACAAAAAGAAAAAAGAACGCAAAGAAGAAATCTCTGAGGGACAAGTAAAAGAGCAAATCAAACAAACGATGGCTCGTATGCAAACCAAAGGGCCTGACTTCGGAGCTAAGTATAGAAAAGATAAGCGTAGGTCTCGTGCTGAACAAGAAGAACAAAGAAACCTTCAAGAACAGGAAGAGAGCAGCATCTTGAAAGTAACAGAGTATATTTCTGCTGCCGAACTAGCATCGTTAATGGATGTTTCTGTGACAGAAGTTATCTCTGCTGCAATGAAAATGGGTATGTTCGTATCAATTAATCAGCGTCTTGATGCAGAAGCTATTCAAATGCTTGCTCTTGATTTCGATTATGATGTTCAATTCATTTCTGCAGAAGAAGAGGTAAAAGTTGATACGATTGAGAAAGAAGATGATGAAGCAGATTTATTACCAAGAGCTCCAATTGTAACTATCATGGGTCACGTTGACCACGGTAAAACTTCCCTTCTTGACTACATTCGTCGTACGAAAGTTGCTTCTGGTGAAGCTGGTGGTATCACACAGCACATTGGTGCTTACGATGTAGAAATTAAAGAAGGTCCAAATAAAGGCAAGAAAATTGCATTCCTTGATACGCCTGGTCACGAAGCGTTTACCGCCATGCGTGCCAGAGGTGCTAAAATTACTGACGTTGTAATTGTTGTAGTAGCTGCCGATGATAGCGTGATGCCTCAAACGCGTGAGGCTATCAACCACGCGAAAAATGCAGGTGTGCCGATTGTTTTTGCCATCAATAAAATTGATAAACCGGGTGCAACTCCAGAAAAAATTCGTGAAGATTTAGCCAAAGAAAATATTTTAGTTGAAAGCTGGGGTGGTAAGTACCAAGAACAAGAAGTTTCAGCTAAAAAAGGTATCGGTATAAGTGAGCTTTTAGATAAAGTTTTGCTTGAAGCTGAATTATTAGAACTTAAAGCTAATCCGAATCGTAGTGCTGTTGGGACAGTAGTTGAAGCATCTCTTGATAAAGGACGTGGTTATGTTACTACAGTAATGGTTCAGAATGGTACTCTGAAAGTTGGAGATGTTATGTTGGCTGGACAATATTTTAGTCGTGTTAAGGCAATGGTTGATGCTTTTGGTGTACGTATCAAAGAAGCAGGCCCTTCAACTCCAGTTCAGGTTTTAGGTTTACCGGGTGCACCACAAGCTGGAGACCGATTCAATGTGATGGATTCAGAACGTGAAGCACGTGATATTGCTAACAAACGTGAGCAGATTAATCGTGAGCAAAGTCTTCGTGCGAAGAAACATATTACACTTGAAGAAATTGGACGTCGTAAAGCGATTGGTAATTTCCACCAGTTAAATGTACTCGTTAAAGGTGACGTGGATGGTTCCGTTGAAGCGATTTCTGACTCTTTGTTGAAATTATCTACTGAAGAAGTTCAAGTAAATATCATTCATAAAGGCGTAGGTCAAATCTCTGAGTCTGATGTATTGTTGGCCTCAACAGCCGATGCAATCGTAATCGGATTCCAAGTACGTCCTTCAAATAATGCACGTAAAATTGCAGAGCAAGAGCAAATCGAAATCAGAATGTATTCAGTTATTTATGATGCAATCAATGAGATTCGTGATGCTATGGAAGGTTTACTTGCACCATCAGTAGAGGAATCTATCGTTGGTACAATTGAAGTAAGAGAAGTATTCAAAATTAGTAAAGTTGGAACTATCGCAGGTTGTTATGTAACTGATGGTTCTGTGAAACGTAATAACAGAATTCGTTTGGTACGTGAAGGTATCGTAGTTCACGAAGGAGAAATTCAGCACCTTAAACGTTATAAGGATGATGTATCAGAAGTGAAGTATGGTTTTGAATGTGGATTAAGTCTGAAAGGCTTTAATGATATTCAAATGGGAGATATTATTGAAAGCTTCGAAATTAAAGAAGTAAAACGTAAGTTATAA
- the pyrE gene encoding orotate phosphoribosyltransferase has product MTVSKKIASLLLETKAVKLSPAQPFKWSSGWNSPIYCDNRVTLSYPEGRTFIKKSLAKAIKKYFPEAEVIAGVATAGIPQGALVADALNLPFAYVRPKPKEHGMGNQIEGRIEKGQKVVVVEDLISTGGSSLKAVDALREAGIEVIGMVAIFTYGFKLADKNFADKGVKLVTLSNYNALIDQAMAQNYISADSIESLKKWRRNPEKWGL; this is encoded by the coding sequence ATGACAGTATCTAAAAAAATCGCTTCTTTATTATTAGAAACGAAAGCCGTAAAATTAAGTCCTGCTCAGCCATTCAAATGGAGCTCAGGTTGGAACTCCCCTATTTATTGCGACAATCGCGTGACATTATCTTATCCAGAAGGTCGTACTTTTATTAAAAAATCTTTAGCAAAGGCCATCAAAAAATACTTCCCTGAAGCAGAAGTAATTGCAGGTGTAGCCACGGCGGGTATTCCACAAGGAGCACTGGTAGCTGATGCCTTAAATTTGCCATTTGCCTATGTACGTCCGAAACCAAAGGAGCACGGCATGGGTAACCAGATAGAAGGTAGAATTGAAAAAGGTCAAAAGGTAGTAGTGGTTGAAGATTTAATTTCAACTGGTGGCAGCTCTCTTAAAGCCGTAGATGCCCTGCGTGAGGCTGGTATCGAAGTAATTGGAATGGTAGCTATTTTTACGTACGGATTTAAGTTAGCTGACAAAAACTTTGCTGATAAAGGAGTAAAATTAGTTACTTTAAGCAATTATAATGCACTTATCGACCAAGCTATGGCTCAAAACTACATATCAGCCGATTCGATTGAATCATTGAAAAAGTGGCGTAGAAATCCAGAAAAATGGGGTTTATAA
- a CDS encoding response regulator transcription factor translates to MNMINVAIADDQVLFRKGMVSIINAFKNIQVIIEAENGKDLLNTIEEAVIRPDVILLDLSMPELNGVETTKILQQKYSSIKIIILSIHSEERFVTHLMELGVNGYLFKNVEPIEVEKALRAVVEKDFYFNETFLRAMQNRISGKKRRFLIQDDIPSTLTQRELDVLDLICKQHTTQEIADKLFISVRTVDGHRNNLLEKTGMRNTAGLVVFSIKNNLLDPSTLL, encoded by the coding sequence ATGAATATGATTAATGTTGCCATTGCCGACGACCAAGTACTCTTTAGAAAAGGCATGGTTTCTATCATTAACGCCTTCAAAAACATACAAGTAATCATCGAAGCTGAAAACGGAAAGGATTTACTCAATACTATTGAAGAAGCTGTTATTAGACCAGATGTTATTTTACTTGATTTGTCAATGCCTGAATTAAATGGTGTTGAAACAACCAAGATTCTGCAACAAAAATACAGCAGTATCAAGATAATTATTCTTTCAATACATAGTGAAGAGCGTTTTGTTACACATTTGATGGAACTCGGTGTGAATGGCTATTTATTTAAAAATGTAGAACCGATTGAAGTAGAAAAAGCCCTTAGAGCTGTTGTTGAGAAGGATTTTTACTTTAACGAGACTTTTCTTAGAGCCATGCAAAATCGGATTTCTGGAAAAAAAAGACGTTTTCTTATTCAAGATGATATTCCATCTACACTCACACAAAGAGAATTAGATGTGCTTGATTTAATTTGTAAACAACATACTACACAGGAAATTGCCGATAAATTATTTATTAGTGTACGTACTGTTGATGGCCACCGAAACAATCTTCTCGAGAAAACAGGCATGCGAAATACCGCAGGATTAGTGGTGTTTTCAATCAAAAATAACTTACTCGACCCAAGTACTTTACTATAA
- a CDS encoding sensor histidine kinase, producing the protein MFLLAAGVVTFIILYQRRIIKQDLIFKEAEAKHQQELYYGTLEAIENERKRLARELHDEVGAALSTLKLLVGQMHHNLSETEIFETNYDKSKLLINDTIDNVRRISNDLLPQGLEEFGLKYGIEDLCEKTMEISDISILLKFKVDFEADNRTNLIIYRLIQELLNNALKHSEATLVKLSLISIGNTMQIQYEDNGKGFDFDIAYKKRSLGLKNIETRTKMINGFVKFETKINEGLKLNIQFPLLPKVEVQQP; encoded by the coding sequence ATGTTTTTATTGGCCGCTGGAGTGGTTACTTTTATTATACTCTACCAAAGGCGAATAATTAAACAAGATTTAATTTTTAAAGAAGCTGAAGCAAAACACCAACAGGAATTATATTATGGTACTTTAGAGGCCATAGAGAATGAACGTAAACGTCTGGCACGTGAGCTGCATGATGAAGTCGGAGCAGCTTTATCTACACTTAAATTATTGGTGGGTCAAATGCACCATAACTTATCTGAAACAGAAATATTTGAAACAAATTATGATAAGAGCAAACTATTAATTAATGATACAATTGATAACGTGCGAAGAATTTCGAATGATTTACTACCACAAGGACTCGAAGAATTTGGTTTAAAATACGGCATTGAAGATCTTTGTGAAAAAACAATGGAAATATCAGACATCAGCATTCTTCTGAAGTTTAAAGTTGATTTTGAAGCTGATAATAGAACAAATCTAATTATTTACCGCCTCATTCAGGAATTACTTAATAATGCCTTGAAACACTCAGAGGCTACCTTAGTTAAATTAAGTTTAATTTCTATTGGTAATACAATGCAAATTCAATATGAAGACAATGGAAAAGGCTTTGATTTTGATATAGCTTATAAAAAAAGAAGTTTAGGGTTAAAAAATATTGAAACTCGTACCAAAATGATAAATGGATTTGTTAAGTTTGAGACCAAAATAAATGAAGGTTTAAAACTAAATATTCAATTTCCTTTATTGCCAAAGGTTGAAGTTCAACAACCCTAA
- a CDS encoding MFS transporter has translation MQNNRSHLYTLMTVWFFWSFVAASNGILIPLFKEKFQLTQTQAQLVDFAFYAAYFIGSVLYLIFSRIMGGDILNKIGYKNGIVIGLLISAIGTLLFYPAAQNASYNLLLSGLFIVGLGFSLQQTATQPFMIALGPPETGAQRINLGGAVNNLGGTIGPALVSYAIFGSISKDAAANASIEDVKVPYLILGALFALMALFFWVSKLPRIKNDEDVQVSNIVIGLPMAFLVLCVGVAVAFSIEIAIVFTFILMCVLMVGYMGYSIVNKAGEIQNAGSVLSYPQAILGMTAIFVYVGVEVTIGSNLGEYLKETQNLDSSQISKYVSLFWGSMMIGRWTAAIGNFNPSASVKKILTVAIPFVAFAIVLIVNSLYSGDVSDLFPYAVCVAVMILAYFASQEKPVRLLLIFTALGAIMSVIGVMTSGKVALFALISGGLFCSVLWPSIFSLGTAGLGKFTNQGAAFLIMMILGGSIIPVVQGKVADSFGIQESYLLAAGCFIYLFIFGIVVQGVLRKQGIDFDKEVVKGGGKGH, from the coding sequence ATGCAAAATAATCGCTCGCATCTTTACACACTCATGACCGTTTGGTTCTTTTGGAGTTTCGTAGCTGCCTCAAACGGTATTTTAATTCCTCTTTTTAAAGAAAAATTCCAACTCACACAAACGCAAGCCCAATTAGTCGATTTTGCTTTTTATGCAGCTTATTTTATCGGCTCAGTGCTTTATTTGATATTCTCCCGCATCATGGGTGGTGATATCCTCAATAAAATAGGATATAAGAATGGTATTGTTATAGGTCTTTTGATATCAGCCATTGGAACATTACTTTTCTATCCTGCCGCACAGAATGCTTCTTATAATCTATTACTTTCGGGTTTATTTATTGTTGGCCTTGGTTTTTCTCTCCAACAAACTGCTACTCAGCCGTTTATGATTGCCCTTGGCCCCCCAGAGACTGGTGCACAACGTATCAATCTTGGTGGTGCTGTGAACAATCTTGGCGGAACAATCGGCCCAGCTTTAGTTTCTTATGCAATTTTTGGTTCTATTTCGAAAGATGCTGCGGCAAATGCTTCTATCGAAGATGTGAAAGTACCTTATTTAATTCTTGGAGCCTTATTTGCTTTAATGGCACTTTTCTTTTGGGTTTCAAAATTACCACGTATCAAAAACGATGAAGATGTACAAGTAAGTAATATAGTTATTGGTTTGCCAATGGCATTTTTAGTTCTCTGCGTAGGTGTTGCGGTTGCATTTTCAATCGAAATCGCTATCGTATTTACTTTTATCTTAATGTGTGTATTAATGGTTGGCTACATGGGGTATTCAATCGTTAACAAAGCAGGTGAGATTCAGAATGCTGGTTCTGTTCTAAGTTATCCACAAGCGATTTTGGGAATGACTGCAATTTTCGTTTATGTGGGTGTTGAGGTAACAATTGGCTCTAATCTAGGCGAATATTTAAAAGAAACTCAAAATTTGGATTCATCTCAAATTTCAAAATACGTATCATTATTTTGGGGAAGTATGATGATTGGCCGTTGGACTGCAGCCATTGGGAACTTTAATCCTTCTGCTTCTGTGAAAAAAATCCTTACAGTAGCGATACCATTCGTAGCCTTTGCCATTGTTTTAATAGTAAATTCTTTATACAGTGGTGATGTAAGTGACCTATTCCCTTATGCAGTTTGTGTTGCAGTAATGATTCTGGCCTATTTTGCAAGTCAGGAAAAACCAGTAAGATTATTGTTAATCTTCACAGCATTAGGAGCAATTATGTCGGTAATTGGGGTAATGACAAGCGGTAAAGTTGCTTTATTTGCTTTAATTTCTGGTGGTTTGTTCTGCTCAGTTTTGTGGCCAAGTATTTTCTCGCTTGGTACGGCTGGACTTGGTAAATTTACCAATCAAGGAGCGGCATTCTTAATTATGATGATTTTGGGTGGCTCGATTATTCCGGTAGTTCAAGGAAAAGTTGCTGATTCATTCGGTATCCAAGAATCTTATCTTTTGGCTGCTGGCTGTTTTATCTATTTATTTATTTTTGGAATAGTTGTGCAAGGAGTTCTTCGTAAACAAGGCATTGACTTCGACAAAGAAGTTGTGAAAGGCGGAGGAAAAGGCCATTAA
- a CDS encoding hemolysin family protein produces MEIFIILFLVILNGIFSMSEIALVSSRKTKLEIASKNGDRRAAAALELATSPNRFLSTVQIGITLISILTGIFSGDTLTIGVQDSLTGFGLEAKYADNIAVGLVVLMIGFVQLVLGELVPKRIGMSNPEAIAKVMVAPMNLLSKLTAPFIWLLTKCSDLIIKILGIEATDNSVTEEEIKSMIQEGTTGGAIDEIEQEIVQNVFHLGDRKITSLMTNRSELTYLDLEDDLEDNVEKIITKKHSVYPVCKDGIDNIIGLLYIKDLLGKDLSIELKRLEELVKEPLFIPENNQAYQALEKFREERIHMGIIVDEYGSVLGIITLNDILDALVGDISVNDEFEYEIFEREDGSFLVDGTLPFDDFLNKFEVVINNRKDYTGFDTLGGFALHILQEIPDTGDKFSWEEYEFEIIDMDKNRIDKILITKKDD; encoded by the coding sequence ATGGAAATTTTTATAATCCTTTTTTTAGTAATTCTTAATGGGATTTTCTCCATGTCGGAGATTGCTCTCGTATCTTCAAGAAAAACCAAACTCGAAATAGCCAGTAAAAACGGAGACCGTCGTGCCGCCGCTGCACTTGAACTTGCTACCTCTCCAAATCGATTTCTTTCAACTGTTCAAATCGGAATCACACTTATCAGTATCTTAACCGGTATTTTTTCAGGCGATACTTTAACCATTGGTGTTCAAGACTCCTTAACGGGTTTTGGCTTAGAAGCTAAGTATGCCGATAACATTGCTGTTGGTTTAGTGGTGTTGATGATTGGATTTGTACAGTTGGTATTAGGTGAATTAGTACCAAAACGCATCGGAATGTCAAACCCAGAGGCCATTGCTAAAGTAATGGTGGCTCCGATGAACTTACTCTCAAAATTAACCGCTCCATTTATCTGGTTACTAACTAAATGCAGCGACCTAATTATTAAGATTTTAGGCATTGAAGCAACTGACAATTCAGTTACTGAGGAAGAGATTAAATCAATGATTCAAGAAGGAACCACTGGAGGTGCGATTGATGAAATTGAACAAGAAATTGTACAAAATGTATTTCATTTAGGTGATAGAAAAATCACTTCTTTAATGACAAACAGAAGTGAATTAACTTATCTTGATTTAGAAGATGATTTAGAAGATAATGTTGAAAAGATTATCACTAAAAAGCACTCTGTATATCCAGTTTGTAAAGATGGTATCGACAATATTATTGGTCTGTTATATATCAAAGACTTATTGGGCAAAGACCTTAGCATTGAGCTTAAACGATTAGAGGAATTAGTTAAAGAACCATTATTTATTCCTGAAAATAACCAAGCCTATCAAGCACTCGAAAAATTCCGTGAAGAACGAATTCACATGGGTATTATCGTTGATGAATATGGCAGTGTTTTGGGTATTATTACCTTAAATGATATCCTTGATGCTTTAGTAGGAGATATTTCGGTAAATGATGAATTTGAATATGAAATTTTTGAACGTGAAGATGGTAGTTTCTTAGTTGATGGAACATTACCTTTCGACGATTTCTTAAACAAATTCGAAGTTGTTATCAATAATCGTAAGGATTATACAGGTTTCGATACCTTAGGTGGATTCGCTCTTCATATTTTGCAGGAAATTCCGGATACAGGCGATAAGTTTAGCTGGGAAGAATATGAATTCGAAATTATTGATATGGATAAAAACCGTATTGATAAAATCTTAATCACCAAAAAAGACGATTAA